The following is a genomic window from Phycisphaerae bacterium.
GTCGAACCCTGCGTGCCTTTCCTCGATCGCTATCAGCCCATCCAGGTCATGTTCGGCTCCGAGGATGTGCTCCTGGGCATGCAGCCGGCCAACTGCATCGCTTGGCTGCGGAGCCATGACCTGGAGCCCACCGTGCTCGAGCGACCGGGTTTCCACCGCCGCGAACCGACACCGGTGGTAGCTTTCTTCAGCGACACGGCCACCCACCGGCCATGGATCCGGGTCGGTGTCAAGGACGACCCCACCACCCCCATGAAGCTCACCTTCAGCGTCCGCTCCACTTTCGAGCCAACTCGCTACCTGTGGGACTTCGGCGACCAAACCGAGACATCGCCGCTGCCCAGCCCCACCCACACCTACGAGAAGAACGGCTCCTATGTCGTCCGGGTCGCCCTGTGGCCGACCAAGGGCAACCCCCACGTGCGCCGCGTCCAGGTGCAGGTCCCCCGCTTTCGTCTGGGCCACAACCCAGCTTCGACCACCAAAACCGCCCAGGACTGAACCCGGCTCGACTCCCGGACAGCAAGACTCCGGGCTATAATCCGCCTCCAGTGCCGCCCGATCACGCGATGAGGAAACTCGAAGGACGCACAGTCGAGCCACAGTACCACAGATCAACGGGCCGGAAGCCCGCCCCCCATCGCGTCGACAGGGCACCCAGCAAAGGAAAACACCCGACATGGCCGACAACGAGACGAAACCGTCCACCAGTTTCATCCACGACATCATTGAAGAGGATCTGCGCACGAACAAGTACGGGGGGCGGGTCGTGACCCGCTTCCCGCCCGAACCCAACGGTTACCTCCACATCGGCCATGCCAAGAGCATCTGCCTGAACTTCGGCTTGGCCCAGGACTACAAGGACAAGGCCCCCGCCGGCGCTCGCTGCCACTTGCGCTTCGATGACACCAACCCGGTCAAGGAAGAGCAGGAGTACATCGACTCGATCAAGGAGGATATCCGCTGGCTGGGCTTCGACTGGAGCAACCATGAGTACTACGCCTCGGAGTACTTCGACCAGCTCTACACCTGGGCCATCCAGATGATCAAGGCAGGCAAGGCATACGTCTGCGACCTGGACGGCGAACAGGTCCGCCTCTACCGCGGTACCCTGACCCAGCCGGGAAAGGACAGCCCCTACCGCAACCGCTCCACAGAGGAAAACCTGGATCTCTTCGAACGCATGAGAAAAGGCGAATTCCCCGACGGCTCACGAACCCTCCGAGCCAAGATCGACATGGCCTCGCCCAACCTCAACATGCGCGACCCGGTCATGTACCGCATCCTGCACGCCAGCCACCCCCATGTGGGCGACAAATGGTGCATCTACCCGATGTACGACTTCACCCACGGGCAGTCCGACTCCATCGAACAAATCACCCACTCGATTTGTACCCTCGAGTTCGAGAACCACCGGCCGCTCTACGACTGGTTCATCAAGGAACTGGGTATCTACGCCCCGCAACAAATCGAGTTCGCCCGGCTGAACCTCAACTACACCGTGATGAGCAAGCGGCGGCTCCTCGAACTGGTCAAAAACGGCTACGTGGACGGGTGGGACGACCCGCGAATGCCAACCCTCTCCGGTCTGCGGCGGCGAGGCTACACGCCGGAAGCCATCCGGGAGTTCTGCCGGCGAATCGGCGTCA
Proteins encoded in this region:
- a CDS encoding glutamine--tRNA ligase/YqeY domain fusion protein is translated as MADNETKPSTSFIHDIIEEDLRTNKYGGRVVTRFPPEPNGYLHIGHAKSICLNFGLAQDYKDKAPAGARCHLRFDDTNPVKEEQEYIDSIKEDIRWLGFDWSNHEYYASEYFDQLYTWAIQMIKAGKAYVCDLDGEQVRLYRGTLTQPGKDSPYRNRSTEENLDLFERMRKGEFPDGSRTLRAKIDMASPNLNMRDPVMYRILHASHPHVGDKWCIYPMYDFTHGQSDSIEQITHSICTLEFENHRPLYDWFIKELGIYAPQQIEFARLNLNYTVMSKRRLLELVKNGYVDGWDDPRMPTLSGLRRRGYTPEAIREFCRRIGVNRMDSVVDIALLEHCLRDDLNRRAPRAMAVLRPLKVVIDNYPDDQVENLDAVNNPEDPAAGTRKVPFSKVLYIEQDDFREIPPPKFYRLSVGKEVRFRYAYFLTCRNAIKDPATGQVIELHCTYDPQTRGGDSPDGRKVKATIHWVSATHAVDAELRLYDHLFTRPDPDDVPQGQDYKANLNPKSLETLRGCKLEPSLANASPGSKYQFERQGYFCVDKDSSPGALVFNRTVSLKDSWAKVEKARSS